One region of Longimicrobium sp. genomic DNA includes:
- a CDS encoding GAF domain-containing protein, translating to AEIGESLGWLFGACWHLDGGVLCVRQTWCARAYRSTSFEADSRAHAFHSGEGLPGRVWATGRPVWVEDVRVEVNFPRHAAAAREGLRAAVAFPLQCDGKLYGVLEFYTDWLRTPTPALLPVFDRLGEDIGRFMCGHGAAAGGE from the coding sequence TGGCCGAGATCGGGGAGTCGCTGGGGTGGCTCTTCGGCGCTTGCTGGCACTTGGACGGGGGCGTGCTTTGCGTGCGCCAGACGTGGTGCGCGCGTGCCTACCGCAGCACCAGCTTCGAGGCGGACAGCCGCGCGCACGCCTTCCACTCCGGCGAGGGGCTCCCGGGGCGCGTGTGGGCCACGGGGCGGCCGGTGTGGGTGGAGGACGTGCGCGTGGAGGTGAACTTCCCCCGCCACGCCGCCGCCGCCCGCGAAGGGCTGCGCGCCGCGGTCGCCTTCCCCTTGCAGTGCGATGGAAAGCTGTACGGAGTGCTGGAGTTCTACACGGACTGGCTGCGCACGCCCACCCCGGCGCTCCTCCCCGTCTTCGACCGGCTGGGCGAAGACATCGGGCGC